From Variovorax sp. PMC12, the proteins below share one genomic window:
- a CDS encoding DNA polymerase, with protein sequence MNPPMHLRLADAVYDTETNGLLDEVTVIHCGVIHDRRTGKSKRYAPEDITAMYLDLREMALHGLTLAAHNGIKYDSPVMRKLVLNYVGSAWEAADFDIPQEQLVDTLVLSRLVWPDIKEDDKKLLKSGRLPGKLWGSHSLKAWGYRLGLLKGEYGEQEDAWEKFTPEMLDYCEQDVAVTVRLLETIERKLEKTNCAPERARDIEHKTAWLIAQQERNGFTFNEAAGRALYLLLIKKRTEIEARLKEWFPPWKKDMGEFIPKVNNKTLGYVKGVPIRKYKDMVFNPGSRDHIAERLMTLFGWEPTVFTDGGKPKVDEDTIDGLPYPPIKDLLEYLMIQKRIGMVGDGDNAWLKLVKNGRIHGSVNTNGAVTGRATHAYPNVAQTPASKSPYGKDCRALFGVPEGWLLVGADASGLELRCLAHFMARYDGGAYVKVLLEGDVHSLNQKAAGLPTRDDAKTFIYAYLYGAGDEKIGKIVKGTAAHGKKLKANFLAKTPALKYLKDAVAAAAKRGYIVGLDGRHIPIRSAHAALNSLLQSAGALICKQWLIFLEEALQARGLKHGWGGDYCFCAWVHDEVQIACRNEEVAAIVAELAPLMVAKAGESFNLRCPLAGEAKVGKTWAETH encoded by the coding sequence GGTGATTCACTGTGGCGTCATCCACGACCGCCGCACGGGCAAGAGCAAACGCTACGCCCCCGAGGACATCACCGCGATGTACCTCGACCTCCGCGAAATGGCCCTACATGGGCTGACCCTAGCAGCTCACAACGGCATCAAGTACGACTCCCCCGTGATGCGAAAGCTGGTGCTGAACTATGTCGGTTCGGCGTGGGAGGCCGCAGACTTCGACATCCCTCAGGAACAACTCGTGGACACCCTCGTGTTGTCGCGCCTGGTCTGGCCTGACATCAAGGAGGACGACAAGAAGCTCCTCAAGTCGGGGCGCCTCCCTGGAAAGCTGTGGGGTTCCCACTCGCTGAAGGCATGGGGCTACCGCTTGGGTCTCCTCAAGGGCGAGTATGGCGAGCAAGAGGACGCTTGGGAGAAGTTCACTCCCGAGATGCTCGACTACTGCGAGCAAGACGTGGCTGTCACCGTGCGGCTGCTGGAGACCATCGAGCGCAAGTTGGAGAAGACCAACTGCGCCCCGGAGCGTGCCCGCGACATCGAGCACAAGACGGCCTGGCTGATCGCCCAGCAGGAGCGCAACGGCTTCACCTTCAACGAAGCCGCTGGCCGCGCCCTCTACCTGCTCCTCATCAAGAAGCGCACGGAAATCGAAGCCCGCCTGAAGGAGTGGTTCCCGCCCTGGAAGAAGGACATGGGGGAGTTCATCCCAAAGGTGAACAACAAGACCCTCGGCTACGTGAAGGGCGTGCCCATCCGCAAATACAAGGACATGGTGTTCAACCCCGGCTCGCGCGACCACATCGCCGAACGGCTGATGACCTTGTTCGGGTGGGAGCCGACCGTGTTCACCGATGGGGGAAAACCCAAGGTGGACGAAGACACCATCGACGGCCTGCCCTATCCGCCGATCAAGGACCTCCTCGAATACCTAATGATCCAGAAGCGGATCGGCATGGTGGGCGATGGAGACAACGCATGGCTCAAGCTCGTTAAGAACGGACGCATTCATGGCTCGGTCAACACAAACGGCGCGGTTACTGGGCGGGCCACGCACGCTTACCCCAACGTCGCCCAAACGCCCGCTTCCAAGTCTCCTTATGGCAAGGACTGCCGGGCCTTGTTCGGGGTGCCTGAGGGATGGTTGCTTGTCGGAGCTGACGCCTCCGGCCTGGAGCTGCGGTGTCTCGCCCACTTCATGGCCCGCTATGACGGCGGCGCCTACGTCAAGGTCCTCCTCGAAGGAGACGTACACAGCCTGAACCAAAAGGCTGCGGGCCTGCCAACCCGCGACGACGCCAAGACCTTCATCTACGCCTACCTCTACGGAGCTGGCGACGAGAAGATAGGAAAAATCGTCAAGGGCACCGCCGCCCACGGCAAGAAGTTGAAGGCCAACTTCCTTGCGAAGACTCCGGCCCTCAAGTACCTGAAGGACGCCGTAGCGGCAGCGGCAAAGCGCGGCTACATCGTCGGCCTGGACGGACGGCACATCCCGATCCGCTCGGCGCACGCGGCGCTCAACTCGTTGCTCCAGTCGGCGGGTGCGCTCATATGCAAGCAGTGGCTCATCTTCCTCGAAGAGGCGCTGCAAGCACGCGGCCTCAAGCATGGCTGGGGCGGGGATTACTGCTTCTGCGCATGGGTCCACGACGAAGTGCAGATCGCATGCCGCAACGAGGAAGTCGCCGCAATCGTGGCCGAACTGGCGCCGCTCATGGTCGCCAAGGCTGGCGAGTCTTTCAACCTCAGGTGTCCCCTTGCGGGTGAAGCCAAGGTGGGCAAGACCTGGGCGGAGACGCACTGA
- a CDS encoding exonuclease encodes MSLTAIIDADVLIYQSALQVEHEHRWDDGTWTYNANEADGQHALRFAIESLVDTVGATDFVIPLTDLDRNWRLDILPTYKGNRKGTRRPLLRRHLWEWVQREYAGKAYMRPGLEGDDVLGILLTHPTLIKGDKIACTIDKDMKTLPGRHYDFGKGRFFDINEEEADWWHMHQTITGDTTDGYAGCPGSGPKDADEMCNEPHLLVPYEHVMKSGPRKGTSETRYRKEPTDNLWAGVVSLYASKGLSEEVALTQARVARICRHTDYDYNKRKVKLWQPPC; translated from the coding sequence ATGAGCCTGACCGCCATCATTGATGCGGACGTGCTGATCTACCAGTCAGCCCTTCAGGTGGAACACGAGCACCGCTGGGATGACGGAACGTGGACCTACAACGCCAACGAGGCGGACGGTCAACACGCCCTCAGGTTCGCCATCGAGTCCCTCGTGGACACCGTAGGGGCCACCGACTTCGTGATCCCTCTGACGGACCTCGACCGCAACTGGCGGCTCGACATCCTGCCTACCTACAAGGGCAACCGCAAGGGAACCCGCAGGCCACTCCTCCGGCGCCACCTGTGGGAGTGGGTGCAGAGAGAGTACGCGGGCAAGGCGTACATGCGCCCCGGCCTCGAAGGCGATGACGTGCTCGGCATCCTGCTGACACACCCGACGCTCATCAAGGGCGACAAGATCGCCTGCACCATCGACAAGGACATGAAGACCCTTCCGGGTCGCCACTACGACTTCGGCAAGGGGCGCTTCTTTGACATCAACGAGGAAGAGGCCGACTGGTGGCACATGCACCAGACCATCACGGGTGACACCACGGATGGCTACGCGGGCTGTCCTGGCTCCGGCCCCAAGGATGCCGATGAGATGTGCAACGAACCGCACCTTCTGGTGCCCTACGAGCACGTCATGAAGTCCGGCCCCCGCAAAGGCACCTCCGAGACCCGCTACCGCAAAGAGCCGACCGACAACCTGTGGGCCGGTGTGGTGTCCCTCTACGCCTCCAAGGGTCTCTCCGAAGAGGTCGCCCTGACCCAGGCCCGTGTCGCTCGCATCTGCCGACACACGGACTACGACTACAACAAAAGGAAAGTGAAGCTATGGCAACCCCCATGCTGA
- a CDS encoding dATP/dGTP diphosphohydrolase domain-containing protein, with the protein MSEGYGVPTGSVPRPHIEQHGGFNKPGAAVKADHDKLMWALLPFKYLHGMVRVLMFGARKYDPHNWRKGMPWTQPYNAAIRHLDAWMSGEDIDPESGESHIDHAQCCLLFLRAYIEEHKDMDDRFKK; encoded by the coding sequence ATGAGTGAAGGCTACGGCGTTCCCACGGGCTCCGTTCCACGCCCCCACATCGAACAGCACGGCGGCTTCAACAAGCCCGGCGCTGCCGTCAAGGCTGACCACGACAAGCTGATGTGGGCGCTCCTGCCCTTTAAGTACCTGCACGGCATGGTGCGGGTCCTCATGTTCGGCGCACGCAAGTACGACCCGCACAACTGGCGTAAGGGCATGCCCTGGACCCAGCCCTACAACGCAGCCATCCGCCACCTCGACGCCTGGATGAGCGGGGAGGACATCGACCCCGAATCGGGCGAGTCCCATATCGACCACGCGCAATGTTGCCTGCTGTTCCTCCGTGCCTACATCGAGGAGCACAAGGACATGGACGACAGGTTCAAGAAATGA
- a CDS encoding DUF7220 family protein: MSQTRLGSLAEAVINVLIGFGINFAANLIVLPLFGFTSLTLHDNFLIGLIYTAISVVRSYAIRRWFNQYIVRAAARLASLKDPK, translated from the coding sequence ATGAGCCAGACCCGCCTCGGGTCACTGGCTGAAGCCGTCATCAATGTGCTCATCGGGTTCGGCATCAACTTCGCCGCCAATCTGATCGTGCTTCCGTTATTCGGCTTCACCTCGCTGACCCTTCACGACAACTTCCTCATCGGCCTCATCTACACGGCCATCTCCGTGGTGCGCAGCTACGCGATTCGCCGCTGGTTCAACCAGTACATCGTCCGCGCCGCTGCCCGTCTCGCCTCCCTCAAGGACCCCAAATGA
- a CDS encoding portal protein — translation MTAPKQGVAAGVYSKLESDRSPYIQDGIACAELTIPSLFPKVIDGNAKLPTPYQSVGARGVNNIAAKMMLALFPANTSIFRLKIEDEVLAELGQRPNIKTKVESGLAGVERRVTSELSTKAIHTTAFEICKHLVVVGNALMYVPDNGPIKMYSLHSYVCRRDYTGNPLEIVLQEKVAKVALPISVQEAISKGENKGQKSQEEVTIYTHVRRLKDRWEAYQEVAGERVPGTYGTYPLGKCPWVPLRLIKQDGKHYGRGYVHEYIGDLLSLEGLSQAILEGAIAAAKVLFLVNPNGTTEKQDLEDAPNGAFRDGTANDVTTLQLQKYNDFRVALEQANTITERLSFAFLMNSAVQRGGERVTAEEIRYVARELEDSLGGIYSLLSQEFQMPLVSRVMYVLQRQKKLPAFPKEAVSPVIITGMEALGRGNDLAKLELAMSKIAVLGPEVIKERVNVSDYIDRVFTSCGVDTQGLIPSEEEVAQRQQQALMQQMMQQGLNPAITQGGQLLKQGMQNGNQQGAIGAE, via the coding sequence ATGACTGCACCCAAGCAGGGTGTAGCGGCAGGCGTCTACTCGAAACTCGAGTCGGACCGCTCCCCTTACATCCAAGATGGAATCGCCTGTGCAGAGCTGACGATCCCCTCCCTGTTCCCGAAGGTCATCGACGGGAACGCCAAACTGCCTACCCCGTACCAAAGTGTGGGCGCTCGCGGTGTGAACAACATCGCGGCAAAAATGATGCTGGCCCTGTTTCCCGCCAACACGAGCATCTTCCGTCTCAAGATCGAAGATGAAGTGTTGGCTGAGCTGGGCCAGCGTCCCAACATCAAGACGAAAGTGGAGTCCGGCCTGGCCGGTGTGGAGCGCCGGGTCACCTCGGAGCTGAGCACCAAGGCAATCCACACCACCGCCTTCGAGATTTGCAAACACCTCGTGGTGGTCGGCAACGCCTTGATGTACGTGCCCGACAATGGGCCGATCAAGATGTATTCACTGCATTCCTACGTGTGTCGCCGGGACTACACCGGCAACCCGTTGGAAATTGTGTTGCAAGAAAAGGTCGCCAAAGTCGCGCTGCCCATTTCCGTCCAAGAGGCCATCTCTAAGGGCGAGAACAAGGGCCAAAAGTCGCAGGAAGAAGTCACGATCTACACGCACGTCCGCCGCTTGAAAGACCGGTGGGAAGCGTATCAGGAAGTCGCAGGGGAGCGCGTACCGGGCACCTACGGCACCTACCCGCTGGGTAAGTGTCCCTGGGTCCCGCTGCGCCTCATCAAGCAGGACGGTAAGCACTATGGCCGTGGCTATGTCCACGAGTACATCGGCGACCTCCTGTCCCTCGAAGGTCTCTCTCAGGCAATCCTCGAAGGTGCCATCGCTGCAGCCAAGGTGCTGTTTCTGGTGAACCCGAACGGTACGACCGAGAAGCAAGACCTTGAGGATGCCCCGAACGGCGCCTTCCGGGACGGCACGGCAAATGACGTGACCACCCTGCAACTTCAGAAGTACAACGACTTTCGCGTGGCGCTCGAACAAGCGAACACGATCACGGAACGTCTGAGCTTCGCCTTCCTGATGAACTCTGCCGTTCAACGCGGCGGAGAGCGAGTCACTGCTGAAGAAATTCGGTACGTGGCCCGCGAGCTGGAAGACTCCCTCGGCGGGATTTACAGCCTCCTATCGCAAGAGTTTCAGATGCCGCTTGTGAGCCGTGTGATGTACGTGCTCCAGCGCCAGAAGAAGCTCCCAGCGTTCCCTAAGGAGGCCGTCTCGCCGGTCATCATCACTGGCATGGAAGCCCTCGGGAGAGGCAACGACCTGGCGAAGCTCGAACTGGCAATGTCCAAGATTGCGGTTCTCGGCCCCGAGGTCATCAAAGAGCGAGTCAACGTCTCCGACTATATCGACCGTGTGTTCACATCCTGCGGGGTGGATACCCAGGGTCTGATCCCCTCGGAGGAGGAAGTAGCTCAACGCCAGCAACAAGCCCTCATGCAGCAAATGATGCAACAAGGGCTCAACCCCGCCATCACCCAAGGCGGACAACTACTGAAACAAGGAATGCAGAATGGCAACCAGCAAGGCGCAATCGGCGCAGAATGA
- a CDS encoding capsid assembly protein produces the protein MQGSVTIPAASGSAAPEGHDAAMVARYEEGQAAAAAGLSTPPAPASAPAAAPASAPSPAPAAAPAAAPAAAPEGAVNDILTKAGLTREGLAAEYEAGGISEESFAKLATQGISKADFEQYMAGRQAQATAYDSAVITATVGTPEKYAEVIAWAAEALSPAEKAAFNAEVSSGDPARAQLAVAGLQARHTVANPAEPALLQKDNVTSGATAAYASWAQVTADMKNPLYAKDPAFREQVRQRLAASPDDLQRR, from the coding sequence ATGCAAGGCTCCGTCACGATCCCCGCAGCCAGCGGCAGCGCTGCCCCGGAAGGGCACGACGCGGCAATGGTCGCACGGTACGAGGAAGGGCAAGCGGCTGCGGCTGCTGGCCTCTCGACGCCTCCGGCCCCTGCCTCGGCCCCTGCTGCAGCTCCCGCCTCGGCCCCCTCGCCCGCTCCCGCTGCTGCCCCTGCAGCCGCCCCTGCCGCTGCCCCGGAGGGTGCCGTCAACGACATCCTCACGAAGGCTGGCCTGACCCGCGAAGGTCTCGCCGCCGAATACGAGGCTGGTGGCATCTCCGAAGAATCCTTCGCCAAGCTCGCCACGCAGGGCATCTCGAAGGCCGACTTCGAGCAGTACATGGCAGGTCGCCAAGCGCAGGCAACCGCCTACGACTCGGCTGTCATCACCGCCACGGTGGGCACCCCGGAGAAATACGCGGAGGTCATCGCATGGGCAGCGGAAGCGCTGAGCCCTGCCGAAAAGGCCGCGTTCAACGCTGAGGTTTCCTCTGGTGACCCTGCCCGTGCTCAACTGGCTGTGGCCGGGCTCCAAGCACGGCACACAGTGGCAAACCCGGCCGAGCCCGCATTGCTCCAAAAGGACAACGTTACTTCCGGCGCGACCGCCGCTTACGCCTCCTGGGCACAAGTCACGGCCGACATGAAGAACCCGCTGTACGCCAAGGACCCCGCGTTCCGTGAACAGGTGCGGCAACGCCTGGCAGCTTCGCCGGACGACCTCCAACGGCGATGA